In Halothermothrix orenii H 168, the sequence ATGGAATCAGTTATGATGATTTCAATCCAGCAACAGACACCAGGATATACACTAACTATGATTTAAATAAACCGGAAGGAAAATATGAGAATAAAGCCAGGCTTCAGGAAGAACTGGGCTTGCCCGTAAGGGAGGATGTTCCTGTAATCGGAATGGTATCCAGGTTAGTGGAACAAAAAGGACTCGATCTTGTAATCCATATCCTTGATGAATTAATGCAGGACGATATTCAGTTCGTAGTCCTGGGTACAGGTAATAACAAATACGAACATGTTTTCTGGGAATATGGTAATCGCTATCCCGAAAAAATCTCTGTTAATTTAAAATATGACCCTGTTCTGGCCCAGAAGATATATGCCGGTAGTGATATTTTCTTGATGCCATCCCGCTTTGAACCCTGTGGTCTGGGGCAGCTTATAAGTCTCAGATATGGAACCATTCCAGTTGTAAGAGAAACGGGAGGACTTAAAGATACAGTAAAACCTTATAATGAATATACAGGTGAAGGGAATGGCTTCAGTTTTGCAAATTATAATGCCCATGATATGTTGTATACCATTAGAAGAGCTGTAGGTTTTTATCATGATAAGGATGTCTGGAATAAACTGGTCAGGAGAGCCCTCTCAAGTGATTTTAGCTGGAAAAGGTCAGCACTGGAATATGAAAATCTTTATCATAAATTAACTGGTAAACAGGGTGTTAAACGGGAAGATAACCAGGAAAGTAATAATCAAAATACAGTACCTTTAAATGGGGTAGAAAAGTCTTTTGATCAGGAGAAAATGAATAGAGATGAAATTGCCGCTACTGCTGTAACTTCTGATAAAATCAATATAAATAAGGCTGCTGCTTCACAACTTCAAAAGCTCGATGGTATTGGTCCTGCCTTTGCGAAAAGAATAGTTGAATACAGGCAAAAACAAGGTAGATTTAAGACAATTAAAGATATAACTAAAGTAAAGGGAATAAGTAAATCAAAATATAATAATATAAAAGATGATATTACAGTTTAAGTTAACATAGTAATTTTAGTATATAATATATAAAATACTTTATCAGGCTACCCTCCAGGGGTGGCTTTTTTTATGCTTAGAAATACTATAATAAGAGACACTTTTTTTATTTGAATATTATTAATTTAACATAATTCAAGCTTTTTATAAGGCCTATAATTGTTTTTTTATGAAGGAATTTACATGAAGTTTATAGAATAATAATTGTATGACGTCTGACAGATTTTCGGTTGAAAAAGAATAATATGTATAAATCCGGATAGTCTAAACTTAGATTTAATTAAAAAATTAAATAATTAACCGGGAAGGGGGTTATTATGGTAGGAGAAAATAATGTTAATAGAATTATTTTAATTGTTCTTGATAGTGTGGGTATTGGTGCTCTTCCTGATGCCAGGAAATAAGGTGATGAAGGGGCTGATACCCTGGGACATATCTGCAGTCAGGAAGGAATGAGTATTCCTAATATGGAAAGAATGGGGCTTGGTAAAATAAAGGATTTAGAAGGAATATCGTCTACTATCAAAGCCAGGGGGGCCTACGGTAAAATGGCTGAGTCTTCAGCTGGCAAGGACACTACTACCGGACACTGGGAAATAGCCGGAATAATCCTAAAAGAACCATTCCCTACATATCCTGATGGCTTTCCTCCCGAGGTTATAAAGCCCTTTGAAAGGGAGATTGGACGTGAAGTCCTGGGAAATAAACCTGCTTCCGGGACCAAAATTATTGAAGAACTGGGAGAAGAACATATAAAAACAGGGAAACCCATTGTATATACTTCAGCCGATAGTGTTTTTCAGATTGCAGCCCACGAAGAGGTTATACCGGTTGAGGAACTTTATAATATGTGTAAAATTGCCCGTCGTATTTTAACCGGGAAACATGCTGTTGGCCGGGTTATAGCTCGTCCTTTTATCGGAAAGCCTGGTAATTTTGTCAGGACCGAAAGACGGGAAGATTTTTCCCTTGAACCACCTGAAAAAACCATGCTTGATATAATAAAAGAAGCAGGTTTACAGGTATATGCTGTTGGTAAAATTGTTGATATATTTGCCGGTAGGGGAATTAATGAATATAATCACACTGTAGATAATATGGATAGTGTTGATGCGATTCTCGATTACATGGATGAGGTTTCCAGTGGACTTATTTTTGCCAATCTGGTTGAGTTTGATATGGTGTATGGTCATCGCCGTAATGTGAAGGGCTATGCCCGGGCCCTTGAGGAGTTTGATCAGAGAATACCCGAAATACTTGATAAATTAAAAAGTAATGATATTTTAATAATAACTGCTGATCATGGTTGTGACCCTGCCTATAAGGGGACAGACCATACCAGGGAGTATGTTCCCCTGTTAATATATGGGGAAAACATCAAGGAAGACTGTAACCTGGGGGTAAGGAGTAGCTATAGTGACCTGGCAGCAACTATAACCGATTTGCTCGGGGTTCGTCAGGTAAACAATGGTGAAAGTTTTGCCGGGATTATTTTAAAGTGAAGAAGTTATTTCTGCCTGGTTAAAAATAGTTAATCCTGAAAAGCCGATAAAATTGAGTATTCAGGTTTTAATTTATTTTTTAGTAACAAAACTAATATATTTTTATGAAATTTTTGTTTAAATCGTTTAATTAGACAAAAATGAGAGGAGGAATTTTTAGATGTTAAATAAAATTAAAGAAGCTTCCAGTTTTATTGAGGAAAAAATAAACATAAAACCTGACCTTGGATTGATTTTGGGATCTGGTCTCGGGGTTTTAGCTGAAGAGATTGAAAACCCCATTGTTATCCCTTATAAGGATATTCCCAATTTTCCGTTATCTACAGTAGAAGGCCATGCGGGTCAGCTTGTTATCGGTGAACTTGAAGGTAATAATGTTATTACTATGCAGGGGCGTTTTCACCATTATGAAGGGTATTCACTGCAGGAATTAACAATGCCAGTCCGGGTTATGGGACAACTGGGGGTTAACAAATTAATTGTTACCAATGCAGCAGGTGGTATTAACCTAAATTTCAGGCCAGGTGATTTAATGCTGATAACCGATCATATAAATATGATGGGAGATAATCCCCTGATCGGTAAAAACTTTGATGAGTTTGGTCCCCGTTTTCCGGATATGACCTATGCCTACAGTAAAGACTTGATCGAAATTGCTGAAAGGGTAGCTTCTTCCCGGGGGATTAATGTGAGGAAAGGTGTGTATGTAGCAGTAACAGGTCCCAGTTTTGAGACACCCGCAGAAATAAGGTTTTTACGGAGGATTGGGGCTGATGCCGTTGGGATGTCTACCGTTCCTGAGGTAATAGTTGCCAATCACATGGGTTTTGATGTTCTGGGTATTTCCTGTATAAGTAATATGGCTGCTGGTGTTTTACCGGAGCCTCTCTCTCATGATGATGTTATGGAGATTTCAAGTAAGGTTAAACCTAAATTTATAAACCTGGTTAGAGGGATATTAGAAGAAATGTAGGGGGGGTATCATGAGAGCATATGATATCATTTATAAAAAAAGGGAAGGTTTTAAATTATCAAAAGAGGAAATAGATTTTTTAATTCAGGAATATACCCGTGGTCAAATACCAGACTATCAAATGTCAGCCTGGGCTATGGCTGTTTTCTTCAAAGGTATGGATTCTGAAGAAACTTCACACCTGACAATGGCTATGGCTAAATCCGGGGATATTATTGATTTGAGTGAAATTCGTGGAATAAAAGTAGATAAACATAGTAGTGGTGGTGTTGGTGATACGACTACTCTGGTTCTGGCGCCGCTGGTTGCTGCTGCCGGAATTCCTGTTGCCAAGATGTCCGGGCGGGGTCTGGGTCATACCGGAGGTACTATTGATAAACTGGAATCTATTCCTGGATTTAAAACAGAGCTTGATCGTCGAGATTTTATAAATATCGTTAATTCTACTGGTGTTGCTGTGGCCGGTCAAACCGGTAATCTGACTCCTGCTGACAAAAAGCTATACAGTTTAAGGGATGTAACAGCAACAGTTGATTCTATACCCCTGATAGCCAGCAGTATAATGAGTAAGAAGATTGCCGGAGGGGCCGATGGTATTGTCCTTGATGTTAAAACAGGCCGTGGTGCCTTTATGGAAAACCTGGAAGATGCCAGGAAACTGGCCCGGGCTATGGTTGAAATAGGGAGACAGGTCCAGAGAAAAACTATAGCAGTGATAACAGATATGAATCAGCCTCTGGGATATGCCGTAGGTAATGCCCTTGAAGTGAAAGAGGCTATTGACACCCTTGGGGGACATGGGCCTGAGGATTTAGAGGAATTATGCCTGACCCTGGGGGCTAATATGCTTGTAATTGGTGAAAAGGCCACTGATTTTGAAGAAGGGTATAATAAATTAAAGGACCTGATTGAGACCGGTAAAGCCCTTGAAAAGTTTAAAGAGTTTATAAAGGCTCAAAAAGGAAATCCTGATGTAGTTGATAATAAAGAACTATTACCCCGGGCCAATAATATAATAGCTGTTAAAGCCAATAATGATGGCTATGTCCAGCAGATAGATGCCAGAGAGATTGGACTAACTGTTATGTCTTTAGGTGGAGGACGGGAGAAAAAAGGTGACCGGATCGATCCTGCTGTTGGTATTGTTCTGAAGAAAAAAATGGGTGATAAGGTGAATAAAGATGAACTACTTGCAGAAATAC encodes:
- a CDS encoding purine-nucleoside phosphorylase; this translates as MLNKIKEASSFIEEKINIKPDLGLILGSGLGVLAEEIENPIVIPYKDIPNFPLSTVEGHAGQLVIGELEGNNVITMQGRFHHYEGYSLQELTMPVRVMGQLGVNKLIVTNAAGGINLNFRPGDLMLITDHINMMGDNPLIGKNFDEFGPRFPDMTYAYSKDLIEIAERVASSRGINVRKGVYVAVTGPSFETPAEIRFLRRIGADAVGMSTVPEVIVANHMGFDVLGISCISNMAAGVLPEPLSHDDVMEISSKVKPKFINLVRGILEEM
- the glgA gene encoding glycogen synthase GlgA is translated as MGSKLKVLFVSSEVSPFVKTGGLADVAGSLPVALKELGHDVNIVMPEYKQIPEYYKEQLEHVLHFRTRVVWRDEYVGINKLDNNGVTTYLVDNKNYFYRDSLYENEDKHIQFTYFCRAIIEMLPKIGFKPDIIHCNDWQTGPLCIMLKDNYKQFDFYKNIKTVFTIHNLQYQGKFGYDILEDVLGISHHYWDNGVVRHDGLINFMKMGIMESDAVTTVSHTYAEEIKDPYYGYGLDYAVRLRGNDLYGILNGISYDDFNPATDTRIYTNYDLNKPEGKYENKARLQEELGLPVREDVPVIGMVSRLVEQKGLDLVIHILDELMQDDIQFVVLGTGNNKYEHVFWEYGNRYPEKISVNLKYDPVLAQKIYAGSDIFLMPSRFEPCGLGQLISLRYGTIPVVRETGGLKDTVKPYNEYTGEGNGFSFANYNAHDMLYTIRRAVGFYHDKDVWNKLVRRALSSDFSWKRSALEYENLYHKLTGKQGVKREDNQESNNQNTVPLNGVEKSFDQEKMNRDEIAATAVTSDKININKAAASQLQKLDGIGPAFAKRIVEYRQKQGRFKTIKDITKVKGISKSKYNNIKDDITV
- a CDS encoding pyrimidine-nucleoside phosphorylase, with the translated sequence MRAYDIIYKKREGFKLSKEEIDFLIQEYTRGQIPDYQMSAWAMAVFFKGMDSEETSHLTMAMAKSGDIIDLSEIRGIKVDKHSSGGVGDTTTLVLAPLVAAAGIPVAKMSGRGLGHTGGTIDKLESIPGFKTELDRRDFINIVNSTGVAVAGQTGNLTPADKKLYSLRDVTATVDSIPLIASSIMSKKIAGGADGIVLDVKTGRGAFMENLEDARKLARAMVEIGRQVQRKTIAVITDMNQPLGYAVGNALEVKEAIDTLGGHGPEDLEELCLTLGANMLVIGEKATDFEEGYNKLKDLIETGKALEKFKEFIKAQKGNPDVVDNKELLPRANNIIAVKANNDGYVQQIDAREIGLTVMSLGGGREKKGDRIDPAVGIVLKKKMGDKVNKDELLAEIHINDTTNSEEVKERVQKAIIIGQEKNKRNKLIYEIIE